From Rubrivirga sp. SAORIC476, a single genomic window includes:
- a CDS encoding peptidylprolyl isomerase, translating to MRPLLLLAALAVAGCASTAVPAGPPDATAERPSDGLLTRPDLQALVDLQVRRDGAALARALTNPDSLVRARAAFALGSVQDPAAVPALRALLDDPVPAVRADAAFAIGQSADTTAGVALAFTLRREATPAVLAEVLDALGKVGGLPDLGVVLTAPLPDALEAARALALARFGMRGVVSDAWAAWLGSHLQDPDAAVRRAAAYGFTRSPMPAWAGQTDAIRAAFDALPGDPARADLARALQTLDEPADIPRLADALATDPDWRTRVSAARALAEADGVEARGALARAVDDPNPHVAQTAAALFADAGPTPDALDIARAVLADDDRPWPVQAALLPVLAPAQPALVLAWADRQTDPFAQAAALRALGSTDDGAALTRLFTDARSDDTRLATAALGALRERWESGGYGARRFYEAYAHALRRADLATTSAAAPALADSAFWPLGAGPLLREVYATLEAPTDVEPMAAIVQAVGKVRDGGEIDFLVGVALAGHPVLRLAARDALNDRLSEGVDVELSGGGTPGTTSVDWVHLAQVGRHPRLILDTDRGTVVLELDTEAAPQTVQRITTTASQGLYDGVPFHRVVANFVVQGGDYARRDGYGGPDTAIRSEFTRLRYGTGTLGMASSGKDTEGSQFFVTHSPQPHLDGRYTAFGQVVDGQDVVDQILQGDVVRRARIVRDPTVPRR from the coding sequence ATGCGCCCGCTCCTCCTCCTCGCCGCCCTCGCCGTCGCCGGGTGCGCCTCCACCGCCGTCCCCGCCGGCCCGCCCGACGCCACCGCCGAGCGCCCCTCCGACGGCCTCCTCACCCGCCCCGACCTCCAGGCCCTCGTCGACCTCCAGGTCCGCCGCGACGGCGCCGCCCTGGCCCGGGCCCTGACCAACCCCGACAGCCTCGTCCGCGCCCGCGCCGCGTTCGCCCTCGGCTCCGTCCAGGACCCCGCCGCCGTCCCCGCCCTCCGCGCGCTCCTCGACGACCCCGTCCCCGCCGTCCGCGCCGACGCCGCCTTCGCCATCGGCCAGTCCGCCGACACCACCGCGGGCGTCGCCCTGGCCTTCACGCTGCGCCGCGAGGCCACCCCCGCTGTGCTCGCCGAAGTCCTCGACGCCCTCGGCAAGGTCGGCGGCCTGCCCGACCTCGGCGTCGTCCTCACCGCGCCCCTCCCCGACGCCCTCGAAGCCGCCCGCGCCCTCGCCCTGGCCCGCTTCGGCATGCGCGGCGTCGTCAGCGACGCCTGGGCCGCCTGGCTCGGCAGCCACCTCCAGGACCCCGACGCCGCCGTCCGCCGCGCCGCCGCCTACGGCTTCACGCGCTCCCCGATGCCCGCCTGGGCCGGCCAAACCGACGCCATCCGCGCCGCCTTCGACGCCCTCCCCGGCGACCCCGCCCGCGCCGACCTCGCCCGCGCCCTCCAGACCCTCGACGAGCCCGCCGACATCCCCCGCCTCGCCGACGCCCTCGCCACCGACCCCGACTGGCGGACCCGCGTCAGCGCCGCCCGCGCCCTCGCCGAGGCCGACGGCGTAGAAGCCCGCGGCGCCCTCGCCCGCGCCGTCGACGACCCCAACCCCCACGTCGCCCAGACTGCCGCCGCCCTCTTCGCCGACGCCGGCCCCACCCCCGACGCCCTCGACATCGCCCGCGCCGTCCTCGCCGACGACGACCGCCCCTGGCCCGTCCAGGCCGCCCTCCTGCCCGTCCTCGCGCCCGCCCAGCCCGCCCTCGTCCTCGCCTGGGCCGACCGCCAGACCGACCCCTTCGCCCAGGCCGCCGCCCTCCGCGCCCTCGGCAGCACCGACGACGGCGCCGCCCTGACGCGCCTCTTCACCGACGCCCGCTCCGACGACACCCGCCTCGCCACCGCCGCCCTCGGCGCCCTCCGCGAGCGCTGGGAGAGCGGCGGCTACGGCGCCCGCCGCTTCTACGAGGCCTACGCCCACGCCCTCCGCCGCGCCGACCTCGCCACCACCTCCGCCGCCGCCCCCGCCCTCGCCGACTCCGCCTTCTGGCCCCTCGGCGCCGGCCCCCTCCTCCGCGAGGTCTACGCCACCCTGGAGGCCCCCACCGACGTCGAGCCGATGGCCGCCATCGTGCAGGCCGTCGGCAAGGTGCGCGACGGCGGCGAGATCGACTTCCTCGTCGGGGTCGCCCTCGCCGGGCACCCCGTCCTCCGCCTCGCCGCCCGCGACGCCCTCAACGACCGCCTGTCCGAAGGCGTCGACGTGGAGCTGTCCGGCGGCGGCACCCCCGGCACCACCAGCGTCGACTGGGTCCACCTCGCGCAGGTCGGCCGCCACCCGCGCCTCATCCTCGACACCGACCGCGGCACCGTGGTCCTCGAACTCGACACCGAGGCCGCCCCGCAGACCGTCCAGCGCATCACCACCACCGCCTCGCAGGGCCTCTACGACGGCGTCCCCTTCCACCGCGTCGTCGCCAACTTCGTCGTCCAGGGCGGCGACTACGCCCGCCGCGACGGCTACGGCGGCCCCGACACCGCCATCCGGAGCGAGTTCACGCGCCTCCGCTACGGCACCGGCACGCTCGGCATGGCCAGCTCCGGCAAGGACACCGAGGGCTCCCAGTTCTTCGTCACCCACAGCCCCCAGCCCCACCTCGACGGCAGGTACACCGCCTTCGGGCAGGTCGTCGACGGCCAGGACGTGGTCGACCAGATTCTCCAGGGCGACGTCGTCCGGCGCGCACGCATCGTCCGCGATCCCACCGTCCCGAGGAGGTAA
- a CDS encoding DNA-processing protein DprA, with product MPPPTSLFAVALLSLDGVGRVTAHRLLERFPTAEAVRTAPREQVLLRLKGVAHADRTVDAICDPAFDEATEAARAQVAALAGRQIHVLTPGATGWPPGLDALDRADRPVVLYAFGDLAALAWPSLSVLASAPLAAEPFERAQDVARAVLARGRGLVVGAAHGVDLALQKLSLAASVPAVAVVGAGLARLERSMRPGATALTKAGGLLVSPFPMAHGPFEHDDRERAFVQAAIGRAVLAVAPPPGSPEDRALAWASDAGRTVGLLPPAPPDATWSASALPVDDPHAVAEWVA from the coding sequence ATGCCTCCTCCCACCTCGCTGTTCGCCGTCGCGCTGCTGTCGCTCGACGGCGTCGGGCGGGTTACGGCCCACCGCCTCCTGGAGCGCTTCCCCACCGCGGAGGCCGTCCGCACGGCTCCGCGCGAGCAGGTGCTCCTCCGCCTCAAGGGCGTCGCCCACGCCGACCGCACCGTCGACGCCATCTGCGACCCGGCCTTCGACGAGGCCACCGAGGCGGCACGGGCGCAGGTCGCCGCGCTGGCCGGGCGTCAGATCCACGTCCTCACGCCCGGCGCCACCGGCTGGCCCCCGGGCCTCGACGCGCTCGACCGGGCCGACCGCCCCGTGGTGCTCTACGCCTTCGGCGACCTGGCCGCCCTCGCGTGGCCGTCGCTGTCGGTGCTGGCCTCCGCACCGCTCGCCGCCGAGCCGTTCGAGCGAGCGCAGGACGTGGCGCGCGCCGTCCTCGCTCGCGGGCGCGGCCTCGTCGTCGGCGCCGCGCACGGGGTCGACCTCGCGCTCCAGAAGCTGTCGCTGGCCGCGAGCGTCCCCGCCGTCGCGGTGGTCGGCGCCGGGCTGGCCCGGCTGGAGCGCTCCATGCGCCCCGGCGCCACCGCGCTCACCAAGGCAGGCGGGCTCCTCGTCTCGCCCTTCCCCATGGCCCACGGGCCGTTCGAGCACGACGACCGCGAGCGCGCCTTCGTGCAGGCCGCCATCGGACGCGCCGTCCTGGCCGTCGCCCCGCCGCCGGGCTCGCCCGAAGACCGCGCCCTCGCCTGGGCCTCCGACGCCGGGCGCACCGTCGGCCTCCTCCCCCCTGCCCCGCCCGACGCGACCTGGTCCGCCTCGGCCCTCCCGGTGGACGACCCGCACGCCGTCGCCGAGTGGGTGGCATAG
- a CDS encoding DUF4835 family protein — MRRFALLIVLALTALPAVHAQELNCQVTLNREAITGTEFGFLDEFREELFRYLNGRAWTDDVFRPEERIDCQFQVTFTEALSQTAFRAQIVVQASRPIYGTAQRTTTFRASDTDWLFSYARGQNLIYDPNRFDALTSVLDFYANMILGYDYDTFEAFGGTRFYERAFRIAELSRATEAGTPGRGWFGQGIEDRSRFTLAQELLDPVFAPVRQAQYDYHFTVLDHFVVEPEQAWVDALETLSALHELYLQNNRRRYVTDVFFGAKYQEIVSLMLDAPQRNEAYAMLTEMDPAHIGTYDGLVNSR, encoded by the coding sequence GTGCGCCGATTTGCCCTCCTGATTGTCCTCGCCCTCACCGCGCTGCCGGCGGTCCACGCGCAGGAGCTCAACTGCCAGGTCACCCTCAACCGCGAGGCCATCACGGGCACCGAGTTCGGCTTCCTGGACGAGTTCCGGGAGGAGCTCTTCCGCTACCTCAACGGCCGCGCGTGGACCGACGACGTGTTCCGGCCCGAGGAGCGGATCGACTGCCAGTTCCAGGTGACGTTCACCGAGGCGCTCTCGCAGACGGCGTTCCGGGCGCAGATCGTGGTGCAGGCCAGCCGCCCGATCTACGGTACCGCCCAGCGGACGACCACCTTCCGCGCGTCCGACACGGACTGGCTCTTCAGCTACGCGCGTGGCCAGAACCTGATCTACGACCCGAACCGGTTCGACGCGCTCACGTCGGTGCTGGACTTCTACGCCAACATGATCCTCGGGTACGACTACGACACGTTCGAGGCGTTTGGCGGCACGCGGTTCTACGAGCGGGCCTTCCGCATCGCGGAGCTGTCGCGCGCCACCGAGGCGGGCACGCCCGGCCGCGGCTGGTTCGGGCAGGGCATCGAGGACCGCTCCCGGTTCACGCTCGCGCAGGAGCTGCTGGACCCGGTGTTCGCGCCCGTCCGCCAGGCGCAGTACGACTACCACTTCACGGTGCTGGACCACTTCGTGGTGGAGCCCGAGCAGGCCTGGGTGGACGCCCTGGAGACGCTCTCCGCGCTCCACGAGCTCTACCTCCAGAACAACCGCCGCCGCTACGTCACCGACGTCTTCTTCGGGGCCAAGTACCAGGAGATCGTGTCGCTGATGCTCGACGCGCCGCAGCGCAACGAGGCGTACGCGATGCTGACCGAGATGGACCCGGCGCACATCGGGACATACGACGGGTTGGTCAACTCCCGGTAG
- a CDS encoding ATP-binding protein — MSTPTRILFVADAPSAVEALSAIRHGGEVQAQLAPSADALSAALADPAGAAGWDAVVYVPGGPVEEVEVAVFVPDGVTLFVVAEEVPLLLTETAAVALPAADLPSLLARLAAADPVESAPEVDEARPEAFGRPVPAESEAPAPHSPALPEDVPSAPEASPAVAESTPDVDASDQDVDSPWLAEASFDAPSEAGAGADPGEAEAPAEACAPEPVEGAMPAHLASLADHLSIGLYRSAPDGTILYANPALADLLAVDSVAALASLDVRADLGYPREAFAEEIARTGVVRNLVVEWTRRTGERVCTRENARSIVDASGRVVAYEGTMEDITAETEARKEEQTVARQHRAMAGFTAAASLADDPVSIYCSAVGALLDATDASWAALLAEDDLELVATAGAAPDGLASVSAHAHGLTMAPLVVPHTGRGTSQLAMRLREKGVGAFGTVPVRTGADAAGVLLWGYADPRDISATDLRGADGLGSHLGSHLDRVAALQALRDARISLETVTEHTPHVLYRLRYTPNGAVYEYLSPAIETLTGLPRSEVDARGGPGSLVEVRDVRAGEGLATGPVEGEDAYHAIYRMMTAFGPRWVENSGRVWCDAAGRQIGLIGVLQDVTERKMREDDLADAAQGALMRQRALVDLAHLDGADAFGAPAAAIVAATLGASDVSFWLGAPGHPCTPLHAPAPVDPDVDFGGGFASVLQHVELHRALAVADAASDDRVEPLGLAGFVRAFRLRALLVAPIRRRGEVSGFVAIHRTDHPHDWQATETEFAAAVADAVALALEREDRERLVEELVEAREAAEEGRAAAERMNRLKSAFLANMSHEIRTPLTGILGYAEILLAEVPADLRDAVSLIDRNGHRLLDTLNAVLDLSRLEAGEYEADRSPMVLAPEVERAAQRWADAANEKGLRFDLDLDPDVAADVDSDALSQIIGHVVGNAIKFTDAGGVLVTLEGTPAAALLRVADTGRGISEAFVPEAMDAFRQEDTGHARSHEGAGLGLTIARRLAHLLDAEITIESEQPGGTVVTLSLPRVPSPAASPWEHVPALGDGLVPAVPDLLATPPTEDPGDLLGAPFDFTFLSSATPVAAEPTLLASPSSAPTDMFDFRFGRPSASDPAPEPTPPAAVPPPAPLPPPAPPSRPAAPSPAPAAPHATRAGRPETEDPVMIIRARTDDRPTIPAAAPPEDAEIVQEPRGEGKPTILVVEDNDDTRMLLERILRSTYDVTAVGDARSALLAMNQQRFTGLVLDINLGGKETGADVLRIARSLPHYDGVFAIALTAYALPGDRERLLESGFSAYISKPFTRQSLMETLAAGVEA; from the coding sequence ATGTCCACCCCCACTCGGATCCTCTTCGTCGCCGACGCGCCGTCCGCGGTCGAGGCGCTCTCCGCCATTCGGCATGGCGGGGAGGTTCAGGCCCAACTGGCGCCCTCGGCCGACGCGCTCAGCGCGGCGCTCGCCGACCCGGCTGGCGCCGCCGGGTGGGATGCCGTGGTGTATGTGCCCGGGGGGCCGGTCGAGGAGGTCGAGGTGGCCGTGTTCGTGCCGGACGGCGTGACCCTGTTCGTCGTCGCCGAGGAGGTGCCGCTGTTGCTCACCGAGACGGCGGCGGTCGCTCTCCCGGCCGCCGACCTGCCGAGCCTGCTCGCGCGCCTGGCCGCTGCCGACCCGGTCGAGTCCGCGCCCGAGGTGGACGAGGCGCGCCCCGAGGCATTCGGTCGGCCCGTCCCGGCCGAGTCTGAGGCCCCCGCGCCGCACTCGCCCGCGCTCCCCGAGGACGTGCCTTCCGCCCCCGAGGCCTCTCCCGCCGTCGCTGAGAGTACGCCCGACGTGGACGCGTCCGATCAGGATGTGGACTCGCCCTGGCTCGCCGAGGCGTCGTTCGACGCGCCCTCGGAGGCTGGAGCCGGGGCGGACCCTGGCGAGGCCGAGGCTCCCGCTGAGGCTTGCGCCCCGGAGCCCGTCGAGGGGGCGATGCCCGCGCACCTGGCCTCCCTCGCCGATCACCTCAGCATCGGGCTCTACCGCAGTGCGCCCGACGGCACGATCCTGTATGCCAATCCGGCTCTCGCCGACCTGCTGGCCGTCGACTCGGTCGCCGCGCTCGCCAGCCTCGACGTGCGGGCCGACCTCGGCTATCCTCGCGAGGCCTTCGCCGAAGAGATCGCCCGCACCGGCGTCGTCCGCAATCTGGTCGTCGAGTGGACGCGCAGGACGGGGGAGCGAGTCTGCACCCGAGAGAACGCCCGCTCCATCGTCGATGCCTCGGGTCGCGTCGTCGCGTACGAGGGGACGATGGAGGACATCACGGCGGAGACGGAGGCACGCAAGGAGGAGCAGACCGTGGCCCGGCAGCACCGCGCGATGGCCGGCTTCACGGCCGCGGCCTCCCTCGCCGACGACCCCGTCTCGATCTACTGCTCGGCCGTCGGGGCTCTGCTCGACGCCACAGACGCCAGCTGGGCGGCCCTGCTCGCCGAGGACGACCTCGAACTGGTGGCCACGGCGGGCGCGGCGCCGGACGGGCTGGCCTCGGTCTCCGCGCACGCGCACGGCCTCACGATGGCGCCGCTCGTGGTGCCGCACACCGGACGGGGCACCTCCCAGCTGGCGATGCGGCTGCGGGAGAAGGGCGTCGGCGCGTTCGGGACCGTCCCGGTCCGGACAGGGGCCGACGCGGCGGGCGTGCTCCTCTGGGGCTACGCCGACCCGCGGGACATCTCGGCCACGGACCTCCGAGGCGCCGACGGGCTGGGGTCCCACCTCGGGAGCCACCTGGACCGGGTCGCGGCACTGCAGGCGCTTCGCGATGCCCGCATCAGCCTGGAGACGGTCACCGAGCACACGCCGCACGTTCTGTACCGCCTCCGCTACACGCCGAACGGCGCGGTCTACGAGTACCTCAGCCCGGCCATCGAGACCCTGACCGGGCTCCCACGGAGCGAAGTCGACGCCCGCGGGGGGCCTGGAAGCCTCGTCGAGGTCCGCGACGTGCGGGCCGGCGAGGGACTCGCGACGGGTCCGGTGGAGGGGGAGGACGCCTACCACGCGATCTACCGGATGATGACCGCCTTCGGTCCGCGCTGGGTCGAGAACTCGGGCCGCGTGTGGTGCGACGCCGCCGGCAGACAGATCGGCTTGATCGGTGTGCTGCAGGACGTCACGGAGCGGAAGATGCGTGAGGACGACCTCGCGGACGCCGCCCAGGGCGCCCTCATGCGCCAGCGAGCGCTGGTGGACCTCGCCCATCTCGACGGCGCCGATGCGTTCGGCGCCCCCGCCGCCGCCATCGTCGCGGCGACGCTCGGCGCGTCCGACGTGTCGTTCTGGCTCGGCGCGCCGGGCCATCCCTGCACGCCGCTCCACGCCCCGGCCCCCGTCGACCCCGACGTCGACTTCGGGGGCGGCTTCGCCTCCGTCCTCCAGCACGTCGAGTTGCACCGGGCCCTCGCCGTGGCCGACGCGGCGAGCGACGACCGGGTGGAGCCCCTCGGCCTCGCCGGGTTCGTGCGGGCGTTCCGCCTGCGCGCCCTGCTGGTCGCGCCGATCCGCCGCCGCGGAGAGGTCTCGGGCTTCGTCGCCATCCACCGCACCGACCACCCGCACGACTGGCAGGCGACCGAGACCGAGTTCGCGGCCGCCGTGGCCGACGCGGTCGCGCTGGCGCTGGAGCGGGAGGACCGGGAGCGGCTGGTCGAGGAACTGGTCGAGGCGCGGGAGGCCGCCGAGGAGGGCCGCGCGGCGGCCGAGCGGATGAACCGCCTCAAGAGCGCCTTCCTGGCCAACATGAGCCACGAGATCCGGACGCCCCTCACGGGCATCCTCGGCTACGCCGAGATCCTGCTCGCCGAGGTCCCGGCCGACCTTCGGGACGCGGTCTCCCTCATCGACCGCAACGGACACCGGCTGCTCGATACGCTGAACGCTGTCCTCGACCTGTCTCGCCTGGAGGCGGGGGAGTACGAGGCCGACCGCAGCCCGATGGTCCTCGCCCCCGAGGTGGAGCGCGCCGCCCAGCGGTGGGCCGACGCCGCGAACGAAAAGGGCCTCCGCTTCGATCTGGACCTGGACCCCGATGTCGCCGCCGACGTGGACTCCGACGCCCTGAGCCAGATCATCGGCCACGTGGTGGGCAACGCGATCAAGTTCACCGACGCGGGCGGGGTGCTGGTCACCCTCGAGGGGACGCCTGCGGCCGCCCTGCTCCGCGTGGCCGACACCGGCCGGGGGATCTCTGAGGCCTTCGTGCCCGAGGCCATGGACGCGTTCCGCCAGGAGGACACCGGGCACGCGCGCAGCCACGAGGGTGCAGGCCTCGGCCTGACCATCGCCCGGCGGCTCGCCCACCTCCTCGACGCGGAGATCACCATCGAGTCGGAGCAGCCCGGGGGTACCGTGGTCACCCTCTCGCTCCCCCGCGTTCCGTCCCCGGCCGCCTCGCCCTGGGAGCACGTCCCCGCTCTCGGCGACGGCCTGGTTCCCGCCGTGCCCGACCTCCTCGCCACTCCTCCGACTGAAGACCCCGGCGATCTGCTCGGCGCCCCCTTCGATTTCACGTTCCTGAGCTCCGCGACCCCCGTCGCTGCCGAACCCACCCTCCTCGCCTCCCCGTCGTCCGCCCCGACCGATATGTTCGATTTCCGCTTCGGCCGCCCGTCGGCCTCCGACCCGGCTCCTGAGCCGACCCCCCCGGCTGCCGTTCCGCCCCCGGCGCCCCTTCCGCCGCCCGCCCCGCCGTCTCGGCCCGCGGCACCGTCGCCCGCTCCTGCGGCCCCGCACGCGACGCGTGCCGGTCGGCCCGAGACCGAGGACCCAGTGATGATCATCCGGGCTCGCACGGACGACCGCCCGACGATCCCCGCGGCGGCCCCGCCGGAGGACGCAGAGATCGTGCAGGAGCCCCGTGGCGAGGGCAAGCCGACCATCCTCGTGGTGGAGGACAACGACGACACCCGGATGCTGCTCGAGCGCATCCTCCGGTCGACGTACGACGTGACGGCCGTCGGCGACGCGCGCTCGGCGCTGCTGGCGATGAACCAGCAGCGGTTCACGGGGCTCGTGCTCGACATCAACCTCGGCGGCAAGGAGACCGGCGCCGACGTGCTCCGCATCGCCCGCTCGCTGCCGCATTACGACGGCGTCTTCGCCATCGCGCTGACGGCGTACGCGCTCCCTGGCGACCGCGAGCGCCTCCTGGAGTCGGGCTTCAGTGCCTACATCTCGAAGCCGTTCACGCGGCAGTCGCTCATGGAGACGCTCGCCGCCGGTGTGGAGGCATAG
- a CDS encoding alkaline phosphatase family protein: MILLVFLDGVGLGPATAANPFVTLDLPAFERLAGGQRWTADATPIREPEHVFIPIDATLGLEGLPQSGTGQAALFTGENAAAVHGRHFGPYPPTTVRPLVAERSVFARLVAAGIEADRLAFANAYPDRFFRFVEKRGRWTATTLAAHSAGVRLRRAADLAARRALPADLTGETWHALIDIDQKPQSEADAARALAALVADHAFVLHEYYLTDKAGHSQDAARAADVLTSLDRFFEALLDALPPEALLVLSSDHGNIEDLATKSHTRHPVPLIAHGPGAHAFAEAGSLTDVTPAILRVLTDADA; this comes from the coding sequence TTGATCCTCCTCGTCTTTCTCGACGGCGTCGGCCTGGGGCCCGCCACCGCCGCCAACCCGTTCGTCACGCTCGACCTGCCTGCCTTCGAGCGGCTCGCGGGCGGCCAGCGCTGGACGGCCGACGCGACCCCGATCCGCGAGCCGGAGCACGTGTTCATCCCCATCGACGCGACGTTGGGGCTGGAGGGCCTGCCGCAGAGCGGGACCGGGCAGGCCGCCCTCTTCACGGGCGAGAACGCCGCCGCCGTCCACGGGCGCCACTTCGGCCCGTACCCGCCGACGACCGTCCGCCCCCTCGTCGCCGAGCGGAGCGTCTTCGCCCGGCTGGTCGCCGCGGGCATCGAGGCGGACCGCCTCGCCTTCGCCAACGCCTACCCGGACCGCTTCTTCCGCTTCGTCGAGAAGCGGGGCCGGTGGACCGCCACCACGCTCGCCGCCCACTCCGCGGGCGTCCGCCTGCGCCGCGCCGCCGACCTCGCCGCCCGCCGCGCCCTCCCGGCCGACCTCACCGGCGAGACGTGGCACGCGCTCATCGACATCGACCAGAAGCCCCAGTCCGAGGCCGACGCCGCCCGCGCCCTCGCCGCCCTCGTCGCCGACCACGCGTTCGTCCTCCACGAGTACTACCTCACCGACAAGGCGGGCCACAGCCAGGACGCCGCCCGCGCCGCCGACGTGCTCACCTCGCTGGACCGCTTCTTCGAGGCCCTCCTCGACGCGCTCCCGCCGGAGGCCCTCCTCGTCCTCTCCAGTGACCACGGCAACATCGAGGACCTCGCCACCAAGAGCCACACCCGCCACCCGGTCCCGCTCATTGCGCACGGCCCCGGAGCCCACGCCTTCGCCGAGGCGGGCTCGCTGACGGACGTGACGCCCGCGATTCTCCGCGTCCTGACCGACGCCGACGCCTGA
- a CDS encoding patatin-like phospholipase family protein yields MLDRLARLFDGLRPDEPDPPPGGGGGTALALTGGGSRAAYQAGVLRGLARFAPDFKPDILTGVSAGAINSAFLAANADAPFADAADRLVQIWRELRADEVFRLDRPTLMQTIGRFLRNPETVSPPAEGGLLDTTPLQEFLERHLGPVGQPMEAVQRNVEAGHVGAFAVTTSSYTTGQSVTWVQGEGIEPWDRPMRRAVRTPLRTEHVLASSALPFFFPAVSLNDPQVGHGWYGDGGIRLTAPLSPALHLGADKILVVNTRSSQSRAQADAPKVRDYPPPTRVLGVLMNAVFLDVIDRDAQTLHRINALMAATPPSQWNGFRPVELLVMRPSVDLATLVGEVSPPLPPSMRLLLGGLGAGDASPDWLSMLAFDPAYVERLIAIGEEDAERQAEALQAFLASEPS; encoded by the coding sequence GTGCTCGACCGCCTCGCCCGCCTCTTCGACGGCCTCCGTCCCGACGAGCCCGACCCCCCGCCCGGAGGCGGAGGGGGGACCGCGCTGGCGCTGACGGGGGGCGGCTCGCGGGCCGCCTACCAGGCGGGCGTCCTGCGGGGGCTCGCGAGGTTCGCCCCAGATTTCAAGCCCGACATCCTGACGGGCGTCTCGGCGGGTGCCATCAACAGCGCCTTCCTCGCGGCCAACGCCGACGCGCCGTTCGCCGACGCCGCCGACCGCCTCGTCCAGATCTGGCGCGAGTTGCGCGCCGACGAAGTCTTCCGGCTGGACCGGCCGACGCTGATGCAGACCATCGGGCGGTTTCTCCGGAATCCGGAGACCGTCTCACCTCCGGCCGAGGGCGGGCTGCTGGACACGACGCCGCTCCAGGAGTTTCTGGAACGTCACCTCGGGCCGGTCGGCCAGCCCATGGAGGCCGTCCAGCGCAACGTCGAGGCGGGGCACGTGGGGGCGTTCGCGGTGACCACGTCCTCGTACACGACGGGGCAGTCGGTGACGTGGGTGCAGGGGGAGGGCATCGAGCCGTGGGACCGGCCCATGCGCCGCGCCGTGCGGACGCCGCTGCGCACCGAGCACGTGCTCGCCTCCTCCGCGCTGCCGTTCTTCTTCCCGGCCGTCTCGCTGAACGACCCCCAGGTGGGCCACGGCTGGTACGGCGACGGGGGCATCCGGCTCACCGCGCCGCTGTCGCCCGCCCTCCACCTCGGCGCCGACAAGATCCTGGTCGTCAACACGCGGTCGAGCCAGAGCCGCGCCCAGGCCGACGCGCCGAAGGTCCGCGACTACCCGCCGCCGACGCGCGTGCTGGGGGTGCTGATGAACGCCGTCTTCCTGGACGTCATCGACCGGGACGCGCAGACGCTGCACCGCATCAACGCGCTCATGGCGGCGACGCCGCCGAGCCAGTGGAATGGCTTCCGCCCGGTCGAACTGCTGGTGATGCGGCCGTCGGTCGACCTGGCGACGCTTGTCGGGGAGGTATCGCCGCCGCTGCCGCCGTCAATGCGGCTGCTCTTGGGCGGGTTGGGCGCAGGCGACGCCAGCCCGGACTGGCTCTCGATGCTCGCCTTCGACCCGGCCTACGTCGAGCGGCTCATCGCGATCGGGGAGGAGGACGCCGAGCGACAGGCGGAGGCGTTGCAGGCGTTCCTCGCCTCCGAGCCGTCCTAG
- a CDS encoding J domain-containing protein, whose protein sequence is MTILSNPFHVLGLTEDATPDDVRRAYRRLALKYHPDRNGSDPVARERFLAVKQAFEQLDTKDPDAGYDTERVVAQMQKAAEEAERRRSRRGEGGRGWQLIRIPLLQPREERIREVLTSMDAVVGVVAALTAGIAVGLSGVVTEWVAPMWAPPLVAVVLGAYAIRRAFRVVVNEAWAVETHWQGLRDLRWNVVLKWEEITDLTPGDQVLDLVLSPRAAGRLSAHLPAEAFAGPTLYRLPIREPGRAASLIRPQLTA, encoded by the coding sequence ATGACGATCCTCTCGAATCCGTTTCACGTGCTCGGCCTGACCGAGGACGCGACGCCCGACGACGTTCGCCGCGCCTACCGGCGGCTCGCCTTGAAGTACCACCCGGATCGCAACGGCAGCGACCCCGTCGCGCGCGAGCGATTCCTGGCCGTCAAGCAGGCGTTCGAGCAACTCGATACGAAGGACCCGGATGCGGGCTACGACACCGAGCGGGTGGTCGCGCAGATGCAGAAGGCGGCCGAGGAGGCGGAGCGCCGTCGCAGCCGCCGTGGTGAGGGCGGGCGGGGCTGGCAGCTCATCCGCATCCCGCTGCTCCAGCCGCGCGAGGAGCGGATCCGCGAGGTGCTGACGTCGATGGACGCGGTCGTGGGGGTCGTGGCGGCCCTCACGGCGGGCATCGCGGTGGGGCTGAGCGGGGTGGTGACGGAGTGGGTGGCGCCGATGTGGGCGCCGCCGCTGGTCGCCGTGGTGCTCGGAGCATACGCGATCCGGCGCGCGTTCCGCGTGGTCGTGAATGAGGCCTGGGCGGTGGAGACCCACTGGCAGGGGCTGCGCGACCTGCGTTGGAACGTGGTCCTGAAGTGGGAGGAGATCACCGACCTGACGCCGGGCGATCAGGTGCTGGACCTCGTGCTGTCGCCGCGCGCGGCCGGTCGCCTGTCGGCGCATCTCCCGGCGGAGGCGTTCGCGGGGCCGACCCTGTACCGCCTGCCGATCCGCGAGCCCGGGCGGGCCGCCTCCCTGATCCGGCCTCAACTGACGGCCTAG